The following proteins are encoded in a genomic region of Cricetulus griseus strain 17A/GY chromosome 7, alternate assembly CriGri-PICRH-1.0, whole genome shotgun sequence:
- the Alox15 gene encoding polyunsaturated fatty acid lipoxygenase ALOX15 isoform X2: MGKYMIRVVTGDSLLAGSSNLVQLWLVGEHGEADLGKQFRPLRRGTTELEIDVPVHLGRLLLVKMHKHRGLLDSDWFCKWVTVQGPGTQGEAFFPCYSWVQNNETICLSEGTALKVNDDTQSLFKKYREQEMEDRRKVYRWGSWKEGLILPVAGSTQWDLPRNQRFMEDKDLDFSLSLAKVLKEFAIKGTLDFISCVQKLEDYQKIFPHGATALAGRVRDSWKDDALFGYQFLNGANPMLLRRSKSLPARLVLPPEMQDLQTQLEKELQAGSLFEADFSLLDGVKPNIIIFKQQYVTAPLVMLKMEPDGRLLPMLIQLQPPRHGCSPPLLFLPSDPPMAWLLAKIWVRSSDFQLHQLQSHLLRGHLMAEVISVATMRSLPSLHPVYKLLIPHFRYTMEINILARNNLVSEWGIFDLVVSTGSGGHVDILQRATACLTYRSFCPPDDLADRGLLDVKSSLYAQDALRLWEIIHRYVERMLEIFYKSDSDVKDDPELQVWCREITEIGLLGGQDRGFPLSLETRAQLCRFVAMCVFTCTGQHASTHLGQLDWYAWIPNGPCTMRKPPPTSKDVTEKDILDAMPTLQQARMQMTFTKFLGRRQPAMVALGQHNEEYFSGPEPRAVLKQFQEELAIMDKEIEVRNASLDLPYEYLRPSVVENSVTI; this comes from the exons ATGGGCAAGTACATGATCCGGGTGGTCACTGGAGACTCGCTTCTGGCGGGCTCCAGCAACCTGGTGCAGCTGTGGCTGGTGGGCGAGCACGGGGAGGCGGACCTCGGGAAGCAGTTTCGACCACTGCGGAGAGGG ACCACGGAGTTGGAGATCGACGTCCCCGTGCATCTAGGGCGCCTCCTGCTGGTGAAGATGCACAAGCATAGAGGCCTATTGGATTCTGACTGGTTCTGCAAGTGGGTCACTGTGCAGGGCCCTGGCACCCAAGGAGAGGCCTTTTTCCCCTGCTACAGCTGGGTGCAGAACAACGAGACTATCTGCCTATCCGAGGGCACTG CCCTGAAGGTAAACGACGACACTCAGAGCCTGTTTAAGAAGTATCGCGAGCAGGAGATGGAGGACCGAAGGAAGGTGTACCG GTGGGGCTCCTGGAAGGAGGGTTTAATCCTGCCTGTAGCGGGGAGTACTCAGTGGGACCTCCCCAGGAACCAGAGATTCATGGAGGATAAGGATTTagatttctccctctctctggccaAAGT GTTGAAGGAATTTGCCATTAAGGGGACTCTAGATTTTATAAGTTGTGTACAAAAACTGGAAGATTACCAAAAAATATTCCCACATGGAGCGACTGCTCTGGCCG GGCGGGTTCGTGATTCCTGGAAGGACGATGCCCTCTTCGGGTACCAGTTCCTCAATGGTGCAAACCCGATGCTCCTGAGGCGTTCTAAGAGCCTTCCAGCCCGGCTGGTCCTGCCTCCTGAGATGCAAGACTTGCAGACccagctggagaaggagctccaG GCTGGATCTCTGTTTGAAGCTGATTTCTCCCTGCTGGATGGAGTCAAGCCCAACATCATCATTTTTAAGCAGCAATATGTGACAGCCCCTTTGGTCATGCTGAAGATGGAGCCTGACGGACGCCTCTTACCCATGCTCATTCAG CTCCAGCCACCTCGACATGGATGTTCCCCACCTCTGCTCTTCTTGCCCTCGGATCCCCCCATGGCTTGGCTCCTGGCCAAGATCTGGGTCCGAAGCTCTGATTTCCAACTGCACCAGTTACAGTCACATCTGCTAAGGGGGCATCTAATGGCCGAGGTTATCTCTGTGGCCACAATGAGGAGCTTACCCAGCCTGCATCCCGTATACAAG CTCCTCATCCCTCATTTTCGCTACACCATGGAGATCAACATCCTGGCGCGGAATAATCTTGTCTCTGAATGGGGAATTTTTGATCTG GTGGTGAGCACAGGGAGTGGAGGCCATGTGGACATTCTCCAGAGAGCCACAGCTTGTTTGACTTACCGCTCCTTTTGCCCTCCGGATGACCTGGCTGACCGTGGGCTCCTGGATGTGAAATCTTCTCTGTATGCCCAGGATGCCCTCAGGCTGTGGGAAATCATCCATCG GTATGTGGAAAGGATGCTTGAGATTTTCTACAAGAGTGACAGCGATGTGAAGGATGATCCGGAGCTGCAGGTCTGGTGCAGAGAAATCACTGAGATCGGACTGCTGGGGGGCCAGGACCGGGG GTTCCCTCTGTCCTTAGAGACCCGGGCTCAGCTGTGCCGTTTTGTTGCCATGTGCGTCTTCACGTGCACTGGTCAGCATGCTTCTACCCACCTGGGTCAG CTGGACTGGTATGCCTGGATCCCAAATGGCCCGTGCACCATGCGGAAGCCCCCACCGACATCCAAGGATGTGACAGAGAAGGACATATTGGATGCGATGCCTACTCTCCAGCAGGCACGGATGCAGATGACATTCACCAAGTTCCTTGGCAGACGCCAGCCTGCCATG GTGGCCCTGGGGCAGCATAACGAGGAATATTTCTCAGGCCCCGAGCCCCGGGCTGTGCTGAAGCAATTCCAGGAGGAGCTGGCTATCATGGACAAGGAGATTGAGGTCCGGAATGCAAGCCTGGACCTGCCCTATGAGTATCTCCGGCCCAGCGTGGTGGAAAACAGTGTGACTATCTGA